In Paracoccus sp. TOH, a single window of DNA contains:
- the rplS gene encoding 50S ribosomal protein L19 yields MNLIAQIEAEQIAALGKEIPDFKAGDTVRVGYKVTEGTRTRVQMYEGVVISRKGGGIGASFTVRKISFGEGVERVFPLYSTNIDSITVVRRGRVRRAKLYYLRDRRGKSARIAEVSNYKPKAEAQA; encoded by the coding sequence ATGAACCTGATCGCCCAGATCGAAGCCGAGCAAATCGCCGCGCTCGGCAAGGAAATCCCCGATTTCAAGGCCGGCGACACCGTGCGCGTCGGCTACAAGGTGACCGAAGGCACCCGCACCCGCGTGCAGATGTACGAAGGCGTGGTCATCTCGCGCAAGGGCGGCGGCATCGGCGCCTCGTTCACCGTGCGCAAGATCTCGTTCGGCGAGGGCGTCGAGCGCGTCTTCCCGCTCTACTCGACCAATATCGACTCGATCACCGTGGTGCGCCGTGGCCGTGTCCGCCGCGCCAAGCTGTACTACCTGCGCGATCGCCGCGGCAAATCGGCCCGCATCGCCGAGGTCAGCAACTACAAGCCCAAAGCCGAAGCCCAGGCCTGA
- the rpmE gene encoding 50S ribosomal protein L31 has product MKAEIHPDYHFITVKMTDGTTYQVRSTWGKEGDTMSLDIDPSVHPAWTGGSAKLMDTGGRVSKFKNKYAGLGF; this is encoded by the coding sequence ATGAAAGCAGAGATTCATCCCGACTATCACTTCATCACCGTGAAGATGACCGACGGCACCACCTATCAGGTGCGTTCGACCTGGGGCAAGGAAGGCGACACCATGTCGCTGGACATCGATCCCAGCGTGCACCCGGCATGGACCGGCGGCTCGGCCAAGCTGATGGACACCGGCGGCCGGGTGTCGAAGTTCAAGAACAAATATGCCGGCCTGGGCTTCTGA